From Demequina capsici:
GTAGTAGCTCGCCGCCCAGTTGCCTCCCGCGCCGGGGATGTCGGCGACGTCCCATTGGCCCGTGAAGCCCTCGGGAGCATTCGTCTGGATGTAGGCGAGCATCCAGGACGGGCAGAGCACTGCGGCGTAGGTGTCGTCGTACAGCCCGGCGGTCCAGTCGTCGGTCCACTGGGTCACGTTGGCGGAGATCCCTGCGGTGGCCGCCTCGACCGCGGTGGTGAACGGGGCCTGGACCGGGTCCATGGCGAGCGCGTTGTCACGATCGTAGAAGCTCACCCCCGCCTGCATCATGAGCGGGTTGAGCAGGGTCTCGGCGTTGTCCAGGAAGTAGTGGCCGCTGGAGGTCGTGTACTGCTCGGCGGTGCTGAGGAAGCCGTCCCACGAGTCCCCCATCTGGGCTGACAGCTCTGTGCGGTCCCCGGGCAGGCCCGCTGCCTCGAGCAGGTCGCGGCGGTAGCACAGGGCGAGGCCTGAGACGGACGCAGGCAGGCCGATGGTGGCGGAGCCGTTCGCGTTGCTCGCCTCAGCCCACGCCCACGGGAGCACCGTCGACTGGTACTGGGACGCCCCAAGGTCGAGCAGGTTGACGAACCCGTCCGATTGGCCGACGAAGCTGGGCATGTACGCCTCGTCGAGCACGGCGATGGTGGGTGCGCCGGAGCCCGCGACGAGAGCGTTCTGAAGGGTGTCGTGCAGGTCGGCATAGCCCGACTGGGTGACGGTGATCGTCACGTTCGGGTGGTCCGCCATGTACTGGGTGGCGAGCGCCTCGAGGCCGATGTCTCCGACGGTCGCGACGGAGATGCTGACGTCCTGCGCGCTCGCGGACGGGGAGGTGGACGAGTCCGCATCGCTTCCGGTGCAGGCGCTGAGCACGAGTGCTCCCGCCACTGCCGTGGCCACGACTCCCGTCGCAGTCCTCCAGGTCATCGAGTGCTCCCTTGTCCGTGTTGCACGCCCGGGCAGGCGCCCCCTCACTCTATCTGCGAGCAGCGACGGGTTCGCCCGCGGGGTGCGGCCGATGCGGCGTGACGTCAACGCGCGGGGCGACGCCAGCGTTGCGCCTCGCGTCGCCTGGCCGCCCTGGCGAGCGTCCCGGCCGCCTATGTCGCGCGCGCGGTAGGGGCCGTGGGTAGCGTGGTCCGCACAGTGGGGCCAAAGGTCCCGAGAATTACTGGACACGACGTTCTACTTTGGTCGTGGACATGCGGCCGACCGGGCCGCGTGGTCGCACCCCCGGCGGGGTCCAGAACCGTCGAGGAGAGTAGAGGCCCCACCGGGCCTCCAGCGTGAGGAGTTCCGCCAATGACCATCACTTCCCCCACCGGCGCTGACCTCGACGCCGTCCGCGAGCACGCGTGGCGTGGTTTCACGTCCGGCCCGTGGCGCGACGCGATCAACGTCCGTGACTTCATCCAGCTGAACTACACCCCGTACGACGGCGACGACACGTTCCTCGCCGGCCCGACGGAGCGCACCACGGGCGTGTGGGCCAAGCTGTCGGCGATGTTCCCGGAGGAGCGCGAGAAGGGCGTCTACGACGTCGACTTCGAGACCCCGGCCACCATCACCGCGCACAAGCCTGGCTACATCGACCAGGACAACGAGGTCATCGTCGGTCTGCAGACCGATGCGCCCTTGAAGCGCGCGATCATGCCCTTCGGCGGCTGGCGCATGGTGGTCAAGGAGCTCGAGACCTACGGCTACCCGGTGCTCCCGGAGCTGGAGAACATCTTCAGCAACTACCGCAAGACCCACAACGACGGCGTGTTCGACGCCTACCCCCCGAACGTCCGCGCCGCGCGCAGCTCGCACATCGTGACCGGCCTTCCCGACGCGTACGGCCGCGGCCGCATCATCGGTGACTACCGCCGCGTCGCCCTCTACGGCGTCGACGCCCTGATCGAGGGCAAGAAGATCGAGCGCATGTCGCTCGACATGGAGCGCTCCACCGAGGACATCATCCGCGACCGCGAGGAGAACTCGGAGCAGATCAAGGCGCTCAAGGAGCTCAAGCAGATGGCGGCCTCGTACGGCTTCGACATCTCGGGCCCGGCGACCACCGCCAAGGAGGCCGTGCAGTGGCTGTACTTCGGCTACCTTGCCGCGGTGAAGGAGCAGAACGGCGCCGCGATGTCGCTCGGCCGCACCTCCACCTTCCTCGACACCTACATCGAGCGTGACATCGCCGAGGGCACCCTCACCGAGTCCGAGGCGCAGGAGATCATCGACGACTTCGTCATCAAGCTGCGCATCGTCCGCTTCCTCCGCACGCCCGAGTACGACTCGCTCTTCTCCGGCGACCCGACGTGGGTCACCGAGTCGATCGCGGGCATCGGCACCGACGGCCGTTCGCTGGTGACGCGCACCTCGTTCCGCTTCCTCCAGACCCTGTACAACGTCGGCCCCGCCCCCGAGCCGAACCTGACGGTGCTGTGGAGCGACAAGCTGCCCCAGGGCTTCAAGGAGTTCTGCGCCAAGGTCTCGATCGACACGTCGGCCATCCAGTACGAGTCCGACGACCTGCTCCGCGACCAGTGCGGTGACGACGCGGCGATCGCCTGCTGCGTGTCCGGCATGGAGGTCGGCAAGCAGATGCAGTTCTTCGGCGCTCGTGTGAACCTCGCCAAGGGTCTGCTGTACGCGATCAACGGTGGCCGCGATGAGGTCTCCGGCAAGCAGATCTCGCCGGTGACTGCCGCCGTCGAGGGCGACGTGCTCGACTACGACGACGTGCTCGCCAAGTTCGACGTGTTCATGGACTGGCTGGCCGAGACCTACGTGGACGCGCTCAACTGCATCCACTACATGCACGACAAGTACGCCTATGAGCGCATCGAGATGGCGCTGCACGACCGCGAGATCCTGCGCACCATGGCCTGCGGCATCGCCGGCCTCTCGGTCGCCACCGACTCGCTGTCCGCCATCAAGCACGCCACGGTGACGCCGGTCCGCGACGAGACGGGCCTCGTGGTCGACTACAAGATCGACGGCGAGTACCCCGCCTACGGCAACGACGACGACCGCGCCGACGACATCGCCGTGGACCTGGTGCGCCGCTTCATGGAGAAGGTGCGCAAGCAGCCCACCTACCGCAACGCCAAGCACACGCAGTCGGTGCTCACGATCACGTCGAACGTGGTCTACGGCAAGGCGACGGGCAACACGCCCGACGGTCGTCGCGCCGGCGAGCCCTTCGCCCCGGGTGCCAACCCCATGAACGGCCGTGACAACCACGGCATCATGGCGTCGGCGCTCTCGGTCGCGAAGCTGCCCTACGACGACGCTCAGGACGGCATCTCGCTGACCACCTCCGTCGTGCCGTCGGGCCTGGGCCGTGACAAGGCGGAGCAGGTGAAGAACCTGGTCGGCGTTCTGGACGCCTACACGGTCAGCGCCGGCTTCCACATGAACGTCAACGTGCTCAACCGTGAGACGCTCGAGGACGCCATGGAGCACCCGGAGAACTACCCGCAGCTCACGATCCGCGTGAGCGGCTACGCGGTGAACTTCGTCCGCCTGACGCGCGAGCAGCAGCTCGACGTCCTGTCCCGCACGTTCCACGCGGGCCTGTAAGACAGAATCAGGTACGACGCCCCGCCCCTCGCTGGGCGGGGCGTCGTCCCATCTGCACACGATTTCGATACGGCGAGGAGATCCCCACCATGCCCGACGAGCCTGTACCCGTGCAGCTCCTCCTGTCGCCTCCCATGGAGATCGCTGACAAGGAGCTCGAGGAGAGCGAGAAGCTGGCGTCGCCCGTCACCGGTTCCGTCCACTCATGGGACCTCGTGACCGGAGCCGACGGCCCCGGCACGCGCATGACCCTGTTCCTCGCGGGCTGCGGCATGCGCTGCCAGTACTGCCAGAATCCCGACACGTGGCGCATGAAGGACGGCGTGCGCCACTCGGTGGACGAGGTGATGGAGCGCGTCACCCGCTACGCGACCGTCATGAAGGTCACCGGGGGAGGCCTGACCATCTCCG
This genomic window contains:
- a CDS encoding ABC transporter substrate-binding protein — translated: MTWRTATGVVATAVAGALVLSACTGSDADSSTSPSASAQDVSISVATVGDIGLEALATQYMADHPNVTITVTQSGYADLHDTLQNALVAGSGAPTIAVLDEAYMPSFVGQSDGFVNLLDLGASQYQSTVLPWAWAEASNANGSATIGLPASVSGLALCYRRDLLEAAGLPGDRTELSAQMGDSWDGFLSTAEQYTTSSGHYFLDNAETLLNPLMMQAGVSFYDRDNALAMDPVQAPFTTAVEAATAGISANVTQWTDDWTAGLYDDTYAAVLCPSWMLAYIQTNAPEGFTGQWDVADIPGAGGNWAASYYTIPAQSDEATTAAAYAFIQWLMEDAQQLARFQAVGAFPATPALYTDASIQAYSDSFFNNAPIGTIFTKTAQDLTGEIYYAQKNTTIRTSVEHVVDQVEAGEFTADDAWAAAVDAAQTADAS
- the pflB gene encoding formate C-acetyltransferase; the protein is MTITSPTGADLDAVREHAWRGFTSGPWRDAINVRDFIQLNYTPYDGDDTFLAGPTERTTGVWAKLSAMFPEEREKGVYDVDFETPATITAHKPGYIDQDNEVIVGLQTDAPLKRAIMPFGGWRMVVKELETYGYPVLPELENIFSNYRKTHNDGVFDAYPPNVRAARSSHIVTGLPDAYGRGRIIGDYRRVALYGVDALIEGKKIERMSLDMERSTEDIIRDREENSEQIKALKELKQMAASYGFDISGPATTAKEAVQWLYFGYLAAVKEQNGAAMSLGRTSTFLDTYIERDIAEGTLTESEAQEIIDDFVIKLRIVRFLRTPEYDSLFSGDPTWVTESIAGIGTDGRSLVTRTSFRFLQTLYNVGPAPEPNLTVLWSDKLPQGFKEFCAKVSIDTSAIQYESDDLLRDQCGDDAAIACCVSGMEVGKQMQFFGARVNLAKGLLYAINGGRDEVSGKQISPVTAAVEGDVLDYDDVLAKFDVFMDWLAETYVDALNCIHYMHDKYAYERIEMALHDREILRTMACGIAGLSVATDSLSAIKHATVTPVRDETGLVVDYKIDGEYPAYGNDDDRADDIAVDLVRRFMEKVRKQPTYRNAKHTQSVLTITSNVVYGKATGNTPDGRRAGEPFAPGANPMNGRDNHGIMASALSVAKLPYDDAQDGISLTTSVVPSGLGRDKAEQVKNLVGVLDAYTVSAGFHMNVNVLNRETLEDAMEHPENYPQLTIRVSGYAVNFVRLTREQQLDVLSRTFHAGL